A genomic segment from Bacteroidota bacterium encodes:
- a CDS encoding L-threonylcarbamoyladenylate synthase, producing MIINLHPKNPNPRQLKQVVDIVNNNGVIIIPTDTIYAMACKLDSKKAIERMCKIAGKKADKVNFSLVCASLSHLSDYASVIDKSVFRLMKNNLPGPFTFILKANNNVTKYFEGNKKSIGIRVPDNIIAQTLVTEIDSPLVVTSIHHDDEIIEYMTDPEEIHDKFEHLVDAVIDGGNGGNIPSTIIDCSNNEIIMVRQGKGIINE from the coding sequence ATGATTATTAATTTACATCCTAAAAACCCGAATCCACGCCAACTAAAACAAGTAGTTGATATAGTAAATAATAATGGAGTAATTATTATTCCAACGGATACTATTTATGCAATGGCTTGTAAACTGGATAGTAAAAAGGCTATTGAACGTATGTGTAAAATAGCGGGTAAGAAAGCTGATAAAGTAAATTTTTCATTGGTATGTGCCAGCTTATCGCATTTAAGTGATTATGCTTCGGTTATTGATAAGTCAGTTTTTAGATTGATGAAAAATAATTTACCGGGCCCTTTCACTTTTATTTTAAAGGCTAATAATAATGTAACAAAATATTTTGAAGGCAATAAAAAATCAATTGGCATTAGGGTTCCTGATAATATAATAGCCCAAACACTGGTTACTGAAATTGATTCGCCATTGGTTGTAACTTCTATTCATCATGATGATGAAATTATAGAATACATGACGGATCCCGAAGAGATACACGATAAATTTGAACACTTGGTTGATGCTGTAATTGATGGTGGCAATGGCGGGAATATTCCTTCCACTATTATTGATTGTAGTAACAATGAAATAATTATGGTGAGGCAGGGAAAAGGTATTATAAATGAATAA
- a CDS encoding competence/damage-inducible protein A, producing the protein MKAEIITIGDELLIGQVIDTNSAWLGQSLSALGITLYQRSACGDTKEQILDCLHDATKRSDIIILTGGLGPTKDDITKQTLCEFFNTSLIQNDKVLEWVNNIFRLRKTPMLDINLQQAMVPKNCNVLWNKSGTAPGMWFDVNNKIYISLPGVPFEMKTIFAEEAIPLLKQKFELPSIYHRTFQTCSIGESFLAEKIKHIEEALPAYIKLAYLPSVGAVRLRLSAYGNNKQLLEQEVAVIANQFYETIGEYIFGEGDDSLPQVIGVLLNSKEKTIATAESCTGGYIAHQITSIAGSSKYFTGSIISYDNKIKQQELNVSNEILEQHGAVSEQCVTQMAQAIIEKMDVDYGIATSGIAGPGGGTDDKPVGTVWIAVGTKNKITAQKFNMGDNRERTIIRSTLMALDMLRKQLLEA; encoded by the coding sequence ATGAAAGCTGAAATTATAACTATAGGCGATGAATTATTAATAGGGCAAGTAATAGATACAAACAGTGCATGGCTTGGCCAATCGCTAAGTGCACTAGGCATTACATTATACCAACGCAGTGCTTGTGGCGACACCAAAGAACAAATTTTAGATTGCTTACATGATGCAACAAAGAGAAGTGACATTATAATTTTAACAGGCGGACTTGGGCCAACCAAAGATGATATAACAAAACAAACCCTATGCGAATTTTTCAATACATCACTTATACAAAATGATAAAGTATTAGAATGGGTAAATAATATTTTCCGATTACGTAAAACACCTATGCTTGATATAAACTTACAACAGGCAATGGTTCCAAAAAATTGTAATGTGTTATGGAATAAAAGTGGAACAGCTCCGGGTATGTGGTTTGATGTAAACAATAAAATTTATATTTCATTACCGGGAGTTCCATTTGAAATGAAAACAATTTTTGCAGAAGAAGCTATTCCATTATTAAAGCAAAAATTTGAATTACCTTCTATATACCATAGAACATTTCAAACATGCTCAATAGGCGAAAGTTTTTTAGCAGAAAAAATTAAACACATTGAAGAGGCGTTACCTGCATATATTAAATTAGCTTACCTACCTTCAGTTGGAGCAGTAAGATTACGTTTAAGTGCTTATGGAAACAATAAACAATTATTAGAACAGGAAGTAGCTGTTATTGCAAACCAATTTTATGAAACCATAGGCGAATATATTTTTGGTGAAGGAGACGATAGTTTACCACAAGTAATAGGCGTACTATTAAACAGCAAAGAAAAAACAATAGCCACTGCCGAAAGTTGTACAGGAGGTTATATAGCACATCAAATAACATCCATTGCCGGAAGTTCAAAATATTTTACAGGAAGCATTATTAGTTACGACAACAAAATAAAACAACAGGAACTAAATGTAAGCAATGAAATACTTGAACAACATGGAGCCGTTAGCGAACAGTGTGTAACACAAATGGCCCAGGCAATAATTGAAAAAATGGATGTTGATTATGGAATAGCTACAAGTGGTATAGCCGGACCTGGTGGTGGCACTGACGATAAACCTGTAGGTACAGTTTGGATAGCAGTGGGTACTAAAAATAAAATAACAGCTCAAAAATTTAATATGGGTGATAACCGCGAGAGAACCATAATTAGAAGCACTTTAATGGCTCTTGACATGTTAAGAAAACAACTATTGGAAGCCTGA
- a CDS encoding MarC family protein yields the protein MNFSFSDITTISLTLFAIIDIIGALPIIISIKNKQKHLDSGKATLASGAFMIIFLLLGDKLLKLIGVDLASFAVAGSIVIFILGLEMILGIDIFRQDPTDKTGSIIPIAFPIIAGSGTLTTIISMKAVYDYQSILIGILLNLVLIYIVLKSTNWIERILGNAGLGLIRKFFGVILISIAVKIFKSNF from the coding sequence ATGAACTTTTCATTTTCGGATATAACAACCATTAGCTTAACCCTATTTGCTATTATAGATATTATAGGTGCTTTGCCAATTATTATATCTATAAAAAATAAGCAAAAACATTTAGATAGCGGCAAAGCAACTTTAGCCTCAGGTGCTTTTATGATTATCTTCTTGTTACTTGGCGATAAACTGTTAAAACTAATTGGTGTTGATTTAGCATCATTTGCAGTAGCAGGTTCAATCGTTATATTTATTTTAGGCTTAGAAATGATTTTGGGAATTGACATTTTCAGACAAGATCCAACAGATAAAACAGGTAGTATTATTCCCATAGCATTTCCAATTATTGCTGGTTCAGGAACTCTTACTACCATTATTTCAATGAAAGCCGTTTACGATTACCAAAGCATTTTAATTGGTATTTTATTAAACCTGGTACTAATATATATAGTACTAAAATCCACCAATTGGATTGAAAGAATTTTAGGCAATGCAGGCTTGGGACTTATCAGAAAGTTTTTCGGAGTAATCCTTATTTCAATTGCAGTAAAAATCTTCAAATCAAATTTTTAA
- a CDS encoding TonB-dependent receptor: MKKITLSFFFGLLTVLVFAQSPAVLKGIVIDTDLKGNINPIQGALVRWLNTKLIVSTDSNGVFIIPQSDETKYIVVSYVGYKTDTILVAERKFVKVLLINKNKLNEVNIQVERKSSEVSFIDPWKTTIMNEKELFKAACCNLSESFETNPSVDVNLTDVITGNKQIQMLGLASQYTLLTQESLPGARGLAVNYGNSYTPGTWLNSIQVTKGIGSVVNGFESVAGQINTELHKSDVKERLYFNAYASEGGRYEVNLNLAQKVSSSFSHMVLLHASALTLKMDNNDDGYLDNPLGNQLNGMYRFKFDQGKGFVVQGGLRVLTDSKVGGQKNFELNADTVLNPRLYGTQVKAERQDAWLKIGYLFSNKVYKSVGLQVQGVNQKYDAFFGNNTYDGKQQSLYANLIYQSLIDNSNHKFRTGISFSYDKYDEQLYNYTLYQFNRKEIVSGVFGEYTYTYLPDFTLVLGNRIDYNNLYGLFYTPRLHVRYALNKQAVLRLSAGRGQRTANIIAENTGILVSARRFGFASDYTQNAYGLQPEVAWNYGLSFTKDFKLNYRKGTWSVDFYYTHFVNQIVVDRDYNAQQVLFYNLNGSSYSNSLQLQLDYEPVKRLDVRLAYRLYDVQSQYLNGMHMAPLIAKHRAFANVAYTTKNKWSFDVTWNWIGQKRLPYTLNNPGDLQLNSFSPSYSLVNTQISKSMFNKKFDVYAGLENVFDFKQYNTIIDAQNPFGSYFDASMVWGPVFGRMWYTGLRFKF, encoded by the coding sequence ATGAAAAAAATAACGCTGAGTTTCTTTTTCGGGTTACTTACTGTATTGGTTTTTGCTCAGTCGCCAGCAGTATTAAAAGGTATTGTTATTGATACGGATTTGAAAGGAAACATAAACCCTATACAAGGTGCTTTGGTGAGGTGGTTAAACACTAAACTAATTGTTAGTACTGATAGCAATGGGGTTTTTATAATACCTCAATCGGATGAAACAAAATATATTGTTGTGTCGTATGTTGGTTATAAAACGGACACTATTTTGGTTGCTGAACGAAAATTTGTGAAGGTATTATTGATTAATAAAAACAAGCTGAACGAAGTAAATATACAGGTTGAACGTAAGTCATCTGAAGTAAGCTTTATTGATCCCTGGAAAACTACCATTATGAACGAGAAGGAATTATTTAAAGCTGCTTGCTGTAATTTAAGTGAGAGTTTTGAAACCAATCCTTCTGTTGATGTAAATTTAACGGATGTTATTACGGGCAATAAGCAAATACAAATGTTGGGTCTTGCCAGTCAGTATACTTTGCTAACGCAAGAATCATTACCGGGTGCTAGGGGATTAGCTGTTAATTATGGTAATAGTTACACACCCGGAACCTGGCTTAATAGTATTCAGGTAACGAAAGGAATTGGGTCTGTGGTAAATGGATTTGAAAGTGTGGCAGGACAAATTAATACGGAGTTGCATAAATCGGATGTAAAGGAAAGGCTTTATTTTAATGCTTATGCCAGTGAGGGTGGACGTTATGAAGTTAATTTAAATCTGGCTCAAAAAGTTTCTTCTTCATTTTCGCATATGGTGCTATTGCATGCAAGCGCATTGACTTTAAAAATGGATAATAACGATGATGGTTATTTAGATAATCCGTTGGGGAACCAATTAAACGGTATGTACCGGTTTAAATTTGACCAAGGCAAGGGTTTTGTTGTACAAGGAGGTTTAAGGGTATTAACTGATAGTAAAGTGGGTGGACAAAAAAACTTTGAGTTAAATGCTGATACTGTTTTGAACCCTAGATTGTATGGTACGCAAGTAAAAGCGGAAAGACAGGATGCATGGCTGAAAATAGGTTATTTGTTTAGTAATAAAGTTTACAAAAGCGTGGGGTTACAAGTACAAGGTGTAAACCAAAAGTACGATGCTTTTTTTGGTAATAATACATATGATGGGAAACAGCAATCGCTTTATGCTAACTTAATTTACCAATCATTAATTGATAATAGTAACCATAAATTTAGAACGGGTATTAGTTTTAGTTACGATAAGTATGATGAGCAATTATATAATTATACTTTGTATCAATTTAACAGAAAGGAAATAGTAAGTGGTGTTTTTGGCGAGTATACTTATACTTATTTGCCTGATTTTACTTTGGTGCTTGGAAACCGTATTGATTACAATAACTTGTATGGTTTATTTTATACGCCCCGTTTGCACGTTCGTTATGCTTTAAACAAACAAGCCGTTTTGCGTTTAAGTGCAGGAAGGGGACAACGTACGGCTAATATTATTGCTGAAAATACGGGCATATTGGTAAGTGCAAGAAGATTTGGTTTTGCGTCTGATTACACTCAAAATGCATACGGATTACAACCGGAAGTAGCCTGGAATTATGGCTTGTCTTTTACAAAGGATTTTAAATTAAATTATAGAAAAGGTACGTGGTCGGTTGATTTTTACTATACCCATTTTGTCAATCAAATAGTGGTTGACAGGGACTATAATGCGCAACAGGTTTTATTCTATAATTTAAATGGTTCGTCTTACTCAAACAGTTTGCAGCTTCAACTGGATTATGAACCTGTAAAGAGATTGGATGTGCGACTGGCTTATAGATTGTATGATGTACAATCGCAGTATTTGAATGGTATGCACATGGCTCCTTTAATTGCTAAGCACAGGGCTTTTGCAAATGTAGCTTATACCACTAAAAATAAATGGAGTTTTGATGTAACATGGAATTGGATTGGGCAAAAGCGTTTGCCTTATACGTTAAATAATCCGGGTGATTTGCAGTTAAACTCATTCTCGCCAAGTTATTCTCTTGTAAATACGCAGATAAGTAAGTCGATGTTTAATAAGAAATTTGATGTGTATGCAGGTCTTGAAAATGTATTTGATTTTAAGCAATACAATACCATTATTGATGCGCAAAATCCTTTTGGTAGCTACTTTGATGCTAGTATGGTATGGGGGCCTGTTTTTGGCCGTATGTGGTATACGGGATTAAGATTTAAATTTTAA
- a CDS encoding cation transporter, which produces MKKIICLICMVLGLFVHAESQKPIKAKIKVFGNCPQCKERIENALDVKGIKMADWNIDSKVLEVVYQPDKITIEKIHELVAQSGHDTEKAKAPDKTYLKLPECCMYRDNDNTHHD; this is translated from the coding sequence ATGAAAAAAATAATTTGTCTGATTTGTATGGTATTGGGTTTGTTTGTGCATGCCGAATCGCAAAAACCGATTAAAGCTAAAATTAAAGTTTTTGGCAATTGCCCACAGTGTAAGGAGCGTATAGAAAATGCGCTTGATGTAAAGGGTATAAAAATGGCTGACTGGAATATTGACTCCAAAGTATTGGAAGTAGTATATCAGCCTGATAAAATTACCATAGAGAAAATACATGAGCTTGTGGCACAAAGTGGCCACGATACGGAGAAAGCAAAGGCACCGGATAAAACGTATTTAAAACTACCGGAGTGTTGTATGTATCGTGATAATGATAACACGCATCACGACTAA
- a CDS encoding cytochrome c peroxidase, with protein MRKIFVLINMVIITVFIACEKDPTTVVTGTNSYKATPYTLKRPVNFPNFAIPADNPMTVEGVALGRKLFYDPILSANNMQACGSCHNSNFAFTDSTLQFSKGITGEIGTRNAMPIMNLAWEKKFFWDGGAATLEDQVIGPITNPVEMHETLPNVLAKLNSHPEYPKLFKNAFGSDSITTKLLMKAVAQFERTLISANSKYDQFERGEVDLSIEELEGKAIFEDMNKGDCNHCHVTGSTFTDFDFKNNALDSIFTDMGRYKITLNDADKGKFKTPSLRNIELTAPYMHDGRFKTLEEVVEHYNSNFHITETTDVNIKLSKRGRMTPEEKGKLILFLKTLTDTEFINNPNFKKP; from the coding sequence ATGAGAAAGATATTTGTTTTGATAAACATGGTAATAATTACCGTGTTTATTGCTTGCGAAAAAGACCCAACTACTGTTGTAACGGGAACGAACAGTTATAAAGCAACTCCTTATACGCTTAAAAGACCAGTTAATTTTCCCAACTTTGCTATTCCTGCTGATAACCCAATGACGGTGGAAGGGGTAGCTTTGGGAAGGAAATTATTTTACGACCCTATTTTATCGGCTAATAATATGCAGGCTTGTGGTAGCTGCCATAATTCAAACTTTGCTTTTACTGATAGTACTTTGCAGTTTAGTAAAGGAATTACGGGTGAAATTGGTACCAGAAATGCCATGCCAATAATGAACCTGGCTTGGGAGAAAAAGTTTTTTTGGGACGGTGGAGCTGCTACATTGGAAGACCAAGTAATTGGTCCTATAACCAATCCTGTTGAGATGCACGAAACTTTGCCTAATGTATTGGCTAAATTGAATAGTCACCCTGAATACCCTAAGTTGTTTAAAAATGCTTTTGGCTCGGATAGTATTACTACTAAATTATTGATGAAAGCAGTTGCTCAATTTGAAAGAACATTGATTTCGGCTAATAGTAAGTACGACCAGTTTGAAAGAGGCGAAGTTGATTTAAGCATAGAGGAACTGGAAGGCAAAGCTATTTTTGAGGATATGAATAAAGGTGATTGCAATCACTGCCATGTTACGGGTAGTACTTTTACTGATTTTGATTTTAAGAATAATGCTCTCGACTCTATTTTTACGGATATGGGCAGGTATAAAATTACGCTTAATGATGCTGATAAAGGTAAGTTTAAAACACCTTCGTTAAGAAATATTGAGTTAACTGCTCCTTATATGCATGATGGTAGATTTAAAACTTTGGAGGAGGTGGTGGAGCATTACAACAGTAATTTTCATATTACGGAAACTACTGATGTAAATATAAAATTATCTAAAAGGGGTAGAATGACTCCGGAGGAAAAAGGAAAGCTTATTTTGTTTTTAAAAACACTAACGGATACGGAATTTATTAATAACCCTAATTTTAAAAAACCTTAA
- a CDS encoding MbnP family protein — MKNTIIMISMLASVFMTACTKEKETTTGDPIMTADINLSFNNTINGNAINMGQIAYKNTANNMYSVTTLKYYITNVSLVDENNKEWFAKNYNLIDLEEPSQNTFTLTDVPKAKYKTIKFIVGVDSTRNTSGVQDGFLDPSYGMIWTWNTGYIFFKHEGNFTNSSSNTQALRFHLGTNAGRTFVEFPLPLVDVNGTTNKLTINFDLNKVYEGIGNNIDFNVDNDRQSVDAGDSFWIMNMRANLPRAFTFGKVE; from the coding sequence ATGAAAAATACTATAATAATGATAAGCATGTTGGCATCTGTTTTTATGACCGCATGTACAAAAGAAAAAGAAACCACAACCGGTGATCCTATTATGACGGCTGATATTAATTTAAGCTTTAACAATACTATAAATGGTAACGCTATTAATATGGGTCAGATTGCTTATAAAAATACAGCTAATAACATGTATAGTGTTACTACGCTTAAGTATTATATCACTAATGTTTCGTTGGTTGATGAAAACAACAAGGAGTGGTTTGCTAAAAACTATAATTTAATTGATTTGGAGGAGCCAAGTCAAAATACGTTTACATTAACAGATGTACCTAAGGCAAAATATAAAACCATTAAGTTTATAGTTGGGGTTGACTCAACAAGGAATACAAGTGGCGTACAAGATGGTTTTTTAGACCCAAGCTATGGTATGATATGGACCTGGAATACGGGTTATATTTTCTTTAAGCATGAAGGTAATTTTACGAACTCAAGCAGCAATACCCAAGCCTTGCGTTTTCATTTAGGAACCAATGCTGGCCGTACTTTTGTAGAGTTTCCTTTGCCTTTGGTTGATGTAAACGGTACTACTAATAAGCTGACTATTAATTTTGACTTGAATAAAGTTTACGAGGGAATCGGAAACAATATTGATTTCAATGTTGATAATGACCGCCAATCAGTAGATGCGGGAGATTCATTTTGGATAATGAATATGCGTGCTAATTTGCCGAGGGCTTTTACTTTTGGTAAGGTTGAGTAA